The following is a genomic window from Armatimonadota bacterium.
AGATGGAGCTGCCCGTGGCGACGAACCGGCTCCCCGATCGCTTCGTCGTGCGCGATGCCTCCGGCGCTGAAGTGCCATGCCAGATCTGCGGCGACCGCGTCGCCGAGCACCGCAGCGGCTTCCCCGCCGGGATGAACGTGCGGGAATTCGAGCTGTGCTTTGCCGCGGATCATCTGCCGGCTTTGGGATACAGGACATACTTCGCAGAGCCTGGGGAGCCCGCGGCTTCCGAGACCGATCTCATCGTCGCCGATGATCGGATGGAGAACGGCCGCGTTGGCGTTCACATCAATTCCAACGGCACGGTGGATATCGAAGACAAGGAAAGCGGGGCCTGGTTCTACGACTGCAACCTCTTCGAGAGCACCGAGGACGTCGGCGATGAATACGACTACTCGTACTCCCTGAACAGCGAAACCTTCACCACGGCCAGCGCTGCGGCCCGCATCGCGTTGATCGAGGCCGGGCCGGTGCGAGCCACCTTCCGCATCGAACTCGACTTTGCGCTTCCTGTCGGTGTAGAGACAGATCGCANNNNNNNNNNNNNNNNNNNNNNNNNNNNNNNNNNNNNNNNNNNNNNNNNNNNNNNNNNNNNNNNNNNNNNNNNNNNNNNNNNNNNNNNNNNNNNNNNNNNCGCTCGCGGAACTCATCGTACAACTCGTCGCGCCGGCGCGGGTCGTGCTCGCCGGGCACCGAGGGATCGGTAATCAAGATGATCTTGGTCGGCGCGGAGGCCTTGAACTGCTGCAAACTGGGCACGAAGCGGTACACCGACCCCGTCTGGTTCGCGTAGAGGTCGGCGAACCGGCGCAAGTCCGGGTCGTCCTTGGCGTAGAGTACGTCGTCGAGGTAGTAGTTGAGGTGGAAGTGATGCTCGTCGGCGTAGTCAATCAGCCAGTCGCCGTAACGTGCCGGCAGCGCTCTCTCGAACAGCACGGCCTCACCCTTCTCCTCGGAGTCGCGCACCATCCCGCCGTTGTACGCGAGCACCGGGCCGTCGACGGCCAGCCGGTGGTACCACGGGCGGATCGCCGCCGTCATCCTGCCCGACGCGAGAACGATGAGCGCTCCCAGATCGCGCATGCGGTGCAGTGCCGCGGCATCGTCGCGTGATACTTCTCCTTTGGAGTCGAGCAGCGTGCCGTCGAGGTCGAGCGCCACTATGCGATATCGGCGTCGGGTTGCGTTCACGCCCGCCACTTCTCCTCAGTCGTATTTCGCGACGGCTTCCAGGAATGCCTCCACGTTCTCCCACGGTACATCAGGCTCCAACACGTGCGTCGGCGCGATGATGAGTCCGCCGCCTGCGCCGACGGTCTCGACGCGCTCGCGCACGACGCGCGCCAGCTCCTCGGGCGTCGCGAAGGGAAACGTGCTCTGTGTGCCCATGGTGCCGAAGAAGGCGAGCCGGTCGCCGAAGCGCTGCTTGATCCGCACCGGATCCATGCACTCGGGCTGCACCGGGTCGAGCAGGTCGACGCCGACCTCGATGAGGTCCTCGATGATCGGCTCGATCCAGCCGTCGGAATGGTACTGGATGAAGACGACCGGGTTGATGTCGCGCGCCGCCTGGATGAGGCGAGCGAGGCGCGGCTTGAGCCACGCGCGCCACATTGCCGGGCTCATCAGCATGCGGTCCTGCATGCCGACGTCGTCAACGATCCGCAGCATATCCACCCCGGCCGCCGCCAGCGCGCGGACGGTGCGGCACCAGGCGCCGGTGATGCCGTCCAGCACTCGGGCGGCGAACGGCTCATTCTCTGCCATATCGAGAAAGAGCCGCTCCATCCCGCGCATCTGCCACGCAATCTCCCAGATCGAGCCGCCCCCGCCCACGACCAGACGATCCTCCTCGCGCAGCTTCCGCACCTGGGCGCGCAGCGCGTTGCTCGGCTCGTCGGGCCAGGCCGGCCAGGGATAGTCATCCAACTCGGCCGCGTATTTCATCTCGCGCAGGGGGTGGACGATGCGCGTGAAGTGGTAGAAGCCGCCGGGCACGAACGCGCGGCCGAAGGCATCAACGGTGGTCCCGGGAGGTAAATCCGGTAGGTACGGCGCGAACACGGTCAAGGCATCGTCGCGGGGAGCCGCCTGGTCCGGCCCTGTGGCATACGTGAGTTCGAGATCGTAATAGGTTTCGGGATCGTCGGCTCCCGTGCGCTCGCGGAAACGCTCCAGCATTGGCGGCGAGAATCGAATGTGCCGGGGCGTTCGATCCGGTTGGCGACGCTGAAGCGCGGCCAGCGCTCGCTCGCGCTTGGTCATGAAGGAATATCCGCTCGCGACGAAGGGGCTGTGGACGCCGGCGTGCTGGCGGACTTCGGTGTCACCGCTGTGCGCTCGCGGCGGGAGACGGGTTGTGGCTTGGCGTTGACCGCACGGGGAGTTGGAAGAAGAACCAGTGCACGACCCAGATCGCGGCGAGCAGCCCGGCTATGAGTGCCATGAGCGGCAGTGTCCGCTGCCTCGCGTTGGAGAACCGCGCGCGATGCGTGCTGCGTGCTGTTGTG
Proteins encoded in this region:
- a CDS encoding HAD hydrolase family protein, producing MNATRRRYRIVALDLDGTLLDSKGEVSRDDAAALHRMRDLGALIVLASGRMTAAIRPWYHRLAVDGPVLAYNGGMVRDSEEKGEAVLFERALPARYGDWLIDYADEHHFHLNYYLDDVLYAKDDPDLRRFADLYANQTGSVYRFVPSLQQFKASAPTKIILITDPSVPGEHDPRRRDELYDEFRER